The following coding sequences are from one Brienomyrus brachyistius isolate T26 chromosome 2, BBRACH_0.4, whole genome shotgun sequence window:
- the LOC125725508 gene encoding CCN family member 1-like isoform X2 has product MKRSGEPLRVAGEAGCGTDTHTQAGSEHRQGLLSPVVSRTLKLQRRSHSLPRNEESMFAPKSLAQASLLVLLPLLCITAATGNSSCPQVCSCPTSPPICPPGVSLATDACGCCRVCARQFNQDCGPSQPCDHIKGLRCQMGANGDPERGLCRDAQGRPCEFGGRLYQHGEHFQPSCQHQCSCMDGVLGCMPLCPHRMPLPDPRCASPRLLRPEGRCCEEWVCEDSNHVGEGPVGPLAHPNAISSAVLPPPGPRHPGTAGTFQEWKSRPHTFVQSLQTTQCLPQTTDWSECSATCGMGVSSRVTNSNAECQLIRETRLCQIRLCDPEVRLQLKRGKKCQRTVWPQEPVRITFAGCSTARRYRPRSCGSCSDSRCCTPSLTRTVRLRFHCPDGESFSRRLMWIRHCRCRRHCPAHRNPSGPSISLHNDVHTYAPLRPRYPSPPSRGPVKEP; this is encoded by the exons GGGACTTCTCTCCCCCGTCGTATCACGGACTCTGAAGCTTCAGCGACGGTCACATTCGTTGCCAAGAAACGAGGAGAGCATGTTTGCCCCCAAGAGCTTGGCGCAGGCTTCCCTCCTGGTCCTGCTTCCACTTCTGTGCATCACTGCAGCCACG ggtaacAGCAGCTGCCCCCAAGTGTGCTCCTGCCCGACATCACCCCCTATCTGCCCACCGGGGGTCAGCCTGGCCACTGACGCATGCGGCTGCTGCAGGGTCTGCGCCCGCCAGTTCAACCAGGACTGCGGCCCCAGCCAGCCCTGCGACCACATCAAGGGTCTGCGCTGCCAGATGGGTGCAAATGGTGACCCAGAGCGGGGGCTCTGCCGGG ATGCACAGGGCCGGCCATGCGAGTTCGGCGGGCGCCTCTACCAGCACGGTGAGCACTTCCAGCCCAGCTGCCAACACCAGTGCAGCTGCATGGACGGAGTGCTGGGCTGCATGCCGCTGTGCCCGCACCGCATGCCGCTGCCGGACCCGCGCTGCGCCAGCCCGCGCCTCCTGCGCCCTGAGGGCCGCTGCTGCGAGGAGTGGGTCTGCGAGGACAGCAACCATGTAGGTGAGGGCCCCGTGGGGCCCCTGGCTCACCCCAATGCCATCAGCAGTGCAGTGCTGCCACCACCAGGCCCCCGCCACCCCGGCACTGCGGGCACATTCCAAG AGTGGAAGTCCCGCCCCCACACCTTTGTCCAGTCCCTGCAGACCACCCAGTGCCTGCCGCAGACCACCGATTGGTCAGAGTGCTCTGCGACCTGCGGGATGGGCGTGTCCAGCCGTGTGACCAATAGCAACGCAGAGTGCCAGCTCATCAGGGAGACACGACTGTGCCAGATCCGGCTGTGTGACCCGGAGGTCAGACTGCAGCTCAAG AGAGGCAAGAAGTGCCAGCGAACGGTGTGGCCCCAGGAGCCTGTGCGCATCACGTTTGCGGGCTGCTCCACGGCAAGGCGGTACCGGCCACGCTCCTGCGGCTCCTGCTCGGACAGCCGCTGCTGCACGCCCTCGCTGACGCGCACGGTGCGGCTGCGCTTCCACTGCCCCGACGGCGAGAGCTTCTCCCGCCGGCTTATGTGGATCCGCCACTGCCGCTGCCGGCGACACTGCCCTGCCCACAGAAACCCCTCCGGGCCATCCATCAGCCTCCACAATGACGTCCACACCTACGCCCCCCTCCGCCCTcgttacccctcccccccaagccGGGGTCCAGTGAAAGAACCCTAG
- the LOC125725508 gene encoding CCN family member 1-like isoform X1: protein MKRSGEPLRVAGEAGCGTDTHTQAGSEHRQGLLSPVVSRTLKLQRRSHSLPRNEESMFAPKSLAQASLLVLLPLLCITAATGNSSCPQVCSCPTSPPICPPGVSLATDACGCCRVCARQFNQDCGPSQPCDHIKGLRCQMGANGDPERGLCRADAQGRPCEFGGRLYQHGEHFQPSCQHQCSCMDGVLGCMPLCPHRMPLPDPRCASPRLLRPEGRCCEEWVCEDSNHVGEGPVGPLAHPNAISSAVLPPPGPRHPGTAGTFQEWKSRPHTFVQSLQTTQCLPQTTDWSECSATCGMGVSSRVTNSNAECQLIRETRLCQIRLCDPEVRLQLKRGKKCQRTVWPQEPVRITFAGCSTARRYRPRSCGSCSDSRCCTPSLTRTVRLRFHCPDGESFSRRLMWIRHCRCRRHCPAHRNPSGPSISLHNDVHTYAPLRPRYPSPPSRGPVKEP from the exons GGGACTTCTCTCCCCCGTCGTATCACGGACTCTGAAGCTTCAGCGACGGTCACATTCGTTGCCAAGAAACGAGGAGAGCATGTTTGCCCCCAAGAGCTTGGCGCAGGCTTCCCTCCTGGTCCTGCTTCCACTTCTGTGCATCACTGCAGCCACG ggtaacAGCAGCTGCCCCCAAGTGTGCTCCTGCCCGACATCACCCCCTATCTGCCCACCGGGGGTCAGCCTGGCCACTGACGCATGCGGCTGCTGCAGGGTCTGCGCCCGCCAGTTCAACCAGGACTGCGGCCCCAGCCAGCCCTGCGACCACATCAAGGGTCTGCGCTGCCAGATGGGTGCAAATGGTGACCCAGAGCGGGGGCTCTGCCGGG CAGATGCACAGGGCCGGCCATGCGAGTTCGGCGGGCGCCTCTACCAGCACGGTGAGCACTTCCAGCCCAGCTGCCAACACCAGTGCAGCTGCATGGACGGAGTGCTGGGCTGCATGCCGCTGTGCCCGCACCGCATGCCGCTGCCGGACCCGCGCTGCGCCAGCCCGCGCCTCCTGCGCCCTGAGGGCCGCTGCTGCGAGGAGTGGGTCTGCGAGGACAGCAACCATGTAGGTGAGGGCCCCGTGGGGCCCCTGGCTCACCCCAATGCCATCAGCAGTGCAGTGCTGCCACCACCAGGCCCCCGCCACCCCGGCACTGCGGGCACATTCCAAG AGTGGAAGTCCCGCCCCCACACCTTTGTCCAGTCCCTGCAGACCACCCAGTGCCTGCCGCAGACCACCGATTGGTCAGAGTGCTCTGCGACCTGCGGGATGGGCGTGTCCAGCCGTGTGACCAATAGCAACGCAGAGTGCCAGCTCATCAGGGAGACACGACTGTGCCAGATCCGGCTGTGTGACCCGGAGGTCAGACTGCAGCTCAAG AGAGGCAAGAAGTGCCAGCGAACGGTGTGGCCCCAGGAGCCTGTGCGCATCACGTTTGCGGGCTGCTCCACGGCAAGGCGGTACCGGCCACGCTCCTGCGGCTCCTGCTCGGACAGCCGCTGCTGCACGCCCTCGCTGACGCGCACGGTGCGGCTGCGCTTCCACTGCCCCGACGGCGAGAGCTTCTCCCGCCGGCTTATGTGGATCCGCCACTGCCGCTGCCGGCGACACTGCCCTGCCCACAGAAACCCCTCCGGGCCATCCATCAGCCTCCACAATGACGTCCACACCTACGCCCCCCTCCGCCCTcgttacccctcccccccaagccGGGGTCCAGTGAAAGAACCCTAG